tCCAAGCAGAAGTACAAAAGAGTAGATGGAATCCAAAAAAATGAGGGCAGGTCCATGGTCATGCACAGTTACAGAGAAGCAGGGGTAATGCCAAACTCACTGGTCAGGCAGAGATCGATATCCAAAAATCAGTAAATCCAAAAATCAGATAGTCCAAGGGAACAGGCAAAGTCGTAATCAGTGTTAAACAGGCAAAGTTGTACAAAGCATGAACACATAGACTGTACTTAAGGCAAGAGTGAGACCCAGAGGCAGGGCGGATAGGCGGGGGCCCTCGGGAGGACAGTCCAGAAACAGGACAGGCAGGTGGACACTCTTGTGGATGGAACGAGACGGCACCGATGGTGAAGACGAAACCCCTCTGGGGACTAGTCAGGATGTCTGTGGTGAAGCCGGAACCCCTCCGGCCAGCAGGTGTGGCAACAGCCGACTTGGCAGCAGGCGTGGCAATAGGCTTGGGCTCAGGAACTGGAGACCCAAAGGCAGATACTGCCTCTGTGGCATCAGGAACAAAAACTGCCATGGGGACAGTAACCACCTCAGGGGCAGGAACCAACTCAGGTACAGGAACCATCTCAGTAAAAGGAAGCATCTGTGAATCAGGAACCATAGGAACAGGAACCTCCTtaggaaccatctcagtcacagGAACCATGGGAACAGTGACCACCTCAAGAACCATCTCGATGACAGGAATCAACCCAGGGACAGGCTCTGGAGCAGATGGAATGACATGAACTGCTTGACATAAACTGAATCAGGGGCTGGCTTGGTGTGGGTAGACTCTGGGACAGGCTTGGCTTGAGCAGGCTCAGAAACAAGCCTGATGTGAACTGAGAGGCTCAGGAACAGGTGAAACGTCAGCTGGAGTGCTTGGCAGCATGGATAGCCCTGGGGATCTTGGGGAACAGGATCTGGCAGGGGACTAGCAGTCTTGAGTCCACTCTGTCCAGCCAGCACGTTGAAAACTAGCCAACTCAGGAGCAGGGTTGGGCAGGAATCTAGCAGGCCCCATATGAGCCAGACTTAGCCTGGGAGCTATTGAGTGACTCCTGGTGAACCTACAggctcctcctcagtctctgaTACAAGAAAAAAACCATCTCTGGAATCCCCATAAGCTGTGACTTGGAGAGTGAACTTACTCTTGTAAAAAAGGGAACATGGAACACATGCAAAGCACAACATGATAGGAGATAGAGGAAACATGAGCCAAGATCTGGAGGTCCTGGGCAGGATCGTGACAACATCATTGACTACTTCACAAATCAATGTTAATTTaagggtttttttttaaactttttttcttAACAATGTCTGGTTAAGGCAAACACTTGGACAGCCTTGGACAagatggcatttttttttttttcaaatgttgaTGATTGAGTGTATGAAGATTTGTTATCACATGAACCTAACTGCATATGAAAAACTTCACCTCCTTACTAGCCTGGCTGTGCAGCTAATGATTTATGCAGCATTTCCATTTGAAATACCAAGATACTTTTGAGAGAGATTCCAGTCAGAACTAGTCTTACGATTCATATTATTCTGCTCACATACTTCTATGTTAGAATTAGAAGTAGGGTTAAGCAAATATCTGTGTTTCTGAATGTGCCATTTCTTTATGTGCACCTCTGTGTCTCTACGTGATAAGGATTGTGGTGCTTTGGTTATGTCCGGAAGGCCATAGGGTAACTCTGACTCATCTACACTATATATCACATGTTAGAGCTAGACCCAGGACTGTCTCTGTTCTAGTCAGAGAAGCTGGTCAATctctatgtgaagccatgctctctctccctttaatgCGCATCACTGTAAATAAAACCTTGTTTTTTGATTTCTCTGCCATTGTCTGATAGAGGTCTCCAGTCCTCTGGTATAAAAATACTATCACTTTGCATGGCGTTAACATTCATATAGTTTAAAATGGAAGGAGTAACTCTGTGGATTGTTCCTACTGCATTGCTTGTGTATTACTACAAGTCATTGCGAAGGATAACATTAGCACACAGACATTGGAGAAAACATTACCTGTTCACCATGAACTCCATCCAGGCCATGTTCTCCATCATCGCCCTATTAAACATGATTATTACACATTGTACATATTTCAGTACATATTCAATGTTCCACTACAGCAGTCAATACTCCAATTATTATCACAGAATTTATTTGACTTTCTTTGCATTGATTGGAAATATTTGTTCTTACCACATCACCATTGTAGCCTCTGGTACCCTGAAAAATCCATACATCAGATATCTTGTTTGACGAAAGTCGTGGTTACTGGTTACATGCTTTTAAAACTCTCAAGTCTGTACACCTATGACAGAATggtgtgactgctctctcccttcgctatgtaaggtgtcagaagtgggatggcttgcTGTGAGGCCAATGGAGGCGTGCCCAGTATATGAACCGTATGATGGACCAACAGGTTAGGGTTGAGGATGTGAGgaaccccagagatgggtgaagtaTTAGTGTGTGGGGCACcctgggatgggagaagtacagaTGGAGGATGCGTGACGGATGCCTGTGTGCATGAGGCGCATTGGTGTGCTccccgaaggtgagggcagtgtgactgAGTGCCGTCACTATGGTTGAGTATTGCgttctgactgccataccaacgagCCTGGGTTTTTGCGTTAGGTTGCAAGTTTGGTACCTGGGTTCAAGGTCGGGTGGGGTGACTGTTCTCCCTTCGCTACATATGGTGGTGTTAGCAATGGGTGCTCTGCTCTTTCCTTTCGCTACAGTACCCTaccttcagacctcttctgccATCGCAACCTGGTCCTCCATGAATTCCATTTGTTCCTGTAGGTCCTCTCTGTCCCTATAATAAGCAAACAGGTTGTTTTAGGTGATTGGTTCAATATTTGgcctgtatatgtatataatagtTGAGTACGGTTTTGGCTTCAGGAATAAGACAAAATatgtataaaatgaaataaaagttaCAGAAATGTATTCTATGTTCTTCAAGTACAGAATGTTATTCAGGttggtgttttttccccccactacAGCAGGAACGGGACTGAAAAAAAGCATCCTGCATAGACCTCTAACATTACCTACAGGCTTTTTCAGGTGGAGCAAACAAAATAGCCTAGTCAATAAACTATTTCTGCGGGAGTGGGCCTGGAAAAAAATCCACCATGCGTAAAGGCTACTACTAGGGCCGAGTCTTTTGTTTGCTTCTGTGTTTTACCATTTTCGACGCGTCTGTGAAAACGGTCTAATGTTATAGCTATCTCTAAACTTTTGATCTGGAGTCGTATATTATCCAAGAGGGGCAAAATAgttggctaacgttagcctatTAACCGTCACCAAACAAGACTGCCTAACTGTACGTGACGTATATTTACTCCCTAAACCCTAAACTAAACGCTatcaaaggaaaataaatggtaCCTATGATGGCATTGACCATAGCAAAGATAGAGTTGAAGCTAACGTTCAGTAGCTAGTCAGCTAAATTAAACCAACACCGTTTACATCAGCTTCATTGTTAAAATATGCAACTAAACTAAACTGCGCTTGCGTTAAAATGCCAAAAGAGGTTGAAGTATAGCAGAAACCAACGTGTGTCATCAAAAATGCCTGTCTTGAATTAATCTTCCGTATCCTATGTTACTCTGGTGTACCAAGCATCTTTGCTTATGTGGCCAACCAGGAGCCTCCATTAACTAAGGTTAATTAGAGTATATTACCCATATTTAGTTAAGGTAAAATAAACCTGCCATATGTTGGATTAAACACAAGAGGGCGCACTTGGACAAACATCGATATGTTGAGGCCGATACTGATATGGACTGATACATGTCAAAGGGGCCTTTAGATTATATGCAATACAGGCGATGTTGTGAGAATTTCCAAAGTAAGAGGTCCCTTTACAATGAGATACAAGCAAAACTATACGCACACATTTTTCACCATATCACAGCATATTCCACAAATGCCACCAGGTTGAAAGATTATGACAGAGATATAATAGAAGGATGTTTTTATGAAGAAGAATTGCAAAAGTTGGTAGGGATAAAACTTTCGAAGTTGAAAAGATTTTAGAATGAATAAAGATTCATAAAATGGTTTGGTTGGCCTTCAAAATTCAACAGTTTGATTCATGAGGATGAAATGGTTGACGTTTCAAAACCTTAATACACATGCACGTATACCAGAGTTACGGTTAACCATCTTACATCCTAACAGCTTGTCTGTCAAACCAAACTATCAATCAAAAACGGACAAATAGGTTGTTAATTATAATAGgccatcaatcatttttgacagATTCCTTGATCAATAATTGTACACATTCTTCTTGCCCCGGCTTCAATTCTTCTATGTTTGCTGGGAGCAATAGCCAGGTTAGTGGTTTTTACCAAACTGCGCTGCATAAAAAGGTCAATCACAGAGATGCCCGGAAGCTCCAGATTGATCCGATGGTTTATCTGTGCATGCAAGACTTGGCATTTAGGTGTAAAACAAGAGGGGCAGTAATTCAGTAAAACAGGATACTAACAGTATAACAATCTGTGTTTAAATCCTAACAATTAGGTGTTGTATGTATATGGTTTAACACTCACCCCCCTCTGTAAGTATGCCTTTACCAACCACAAGCTATCCTTTTTACAAATGATCTACTTTCATTAATTACCTTTGGTCCTTATACACATTCAGAGTGACTTCAGCTACAGTCCTTTGGCAgaaactgtttttttgtttagttggCCAAACTCTCCTTTTTGTGAATATGGTCTTCAGCTAATTTCTCTTTGCTAAAGGTGGCTTAACTGGAAGGTCATAAAGGTTTAAAAATGAAGTGTCCAGTGTTCATTAGAGAGCAATACAAAATTCCATAGGCATAGAATATTATTAGGTATTTTCATGGTGACCTTTTTCATAATAGTATAGATATAGAACAATTGAGCTTTTGTCTAGATCCATTTTGAGGGTGTCCCTAAGACACACCTGTGTATCGGCATATTAAAGTGAAATCACACTTACAGGACCGCCCTCTTCTCCAGGATATCCTGCATGGCCCTTTGACCCTGGAATGCCCTGTTCaaacagagtaaaaaaaaaaacatcatataTCATCTGAGATCTGAGCCTCACGAAAACATATTCTTACATCTTGAAAAAAATGTACCGAGTTAACATAGAAACaatgtaatgaaaatgtaataaaggttaatactgtatgtattgtaCAGAAGCAGGCACTGTTTAGCAAGTTGTATTACATTGCAGTATTTAACATGCAGTTGTAGGAAGATGCAAAGTACAAAAGAAAGCTGTGACTACAAAATATCGCTGGTAAGCGACTGTCTAGTAAATAATCTCATTTGTTGGCAGACTAGCCAGACATTTCAGTAATGTTATAAACAGGACCCTCTGcattgtgcaataaaaaaaagatgtgtgcAATACATTAAAGCATAATGAAGTACAAACTAAAACCTCTCAAATACACTTTACAATATATCTTTGTATTATAGTTAACTCCCTTTTTTGATGGTTAGTGGACACGGTCAACCCTGGAAAACCCTAGTCATGTAAAACTCTCCAAGTGTGACCTGACCTTTGGTCCTGGTGGTCCTCGTGGTCCTCGCATACCGTCTTGGCCAGTGCACGTacacatcacaccacagcacaccttCTCTGTCACTGTATGCTGAAGGTACAGGCAGACAACGGACAGGGTCAGAAAAGGTCAGGCAGGAATGACAAGAGTTTGAGACAAACAGACGTGCAGAAACCCCAGAGGTGATACCGTACAAAGGCATTGTGCATTTTTAGCTTTCTGACATCTGTGAACAGCATATCAACAAATATACTCAATCTGGGCAAGACACCTCATTCAGCAAAACTTGAACTTATCTTATTAAAAACTAAGGACAACTTGATAGTTTTGTGGCTTTTGAGGACACCTTACACTAACAAAGATAATGTAATGCAtcataaaataaacacataaattaATTGTTTGACTTAAGTGCAACTTGCAAATTAATGTTACAGCTGATTTAGTGGTTTGGGTTGTGTTGCTTACACCGTTGCATTACCACTGTATCAGCTAAGCTTCTGTGAACATGATGGTTGTTTCAAGGATAATCTTTGATAGAGGTCATAAACAGAACTATCGGATATTAATCTAGGCTTTTGGTAGGTGTAACCAGTCAATCTAaaaaactgaatttaaaaaaatcgGAGCTGTGCATCAACGTGTgttgtgtaaacattgtgtaaTCTCTAGGAATTGAACCAAATTAAACTGAGGACCTCAAAAATGCTGGGGCTTTGCCCTGTTTAGGAATAATTTCGGAGTCTCACTATGTCTTTCCGTATGGCATCTTCTATGTTATACGTCCTGATGAAAAAGGGCTTCTTGTAACCGAAACCTCGCCCAAACTCAACCATCTGAAGCTCATGGGCATTTTGAACTCCATCCAAAGCCACCGTTATCAGTGCGCTTACTCCTGCAAAGAAAATCATTTAATTTTAATTCTGTTCTCATATCCTAGTAGCATATTGTCACGAACAGCAACATGTTTTTGAAAATTAGATTTCAGTTTTGGCACCTCAGGAAACCCTAAATACATTCCAAATACAAAGAAAGGTTCGCCGTACGACAGTGAGGCATTTTTATGTGACAGACAATGTGGTCTGTGTGACACTGATATTACTTTCTATCTGTCATAAATCTGTGTGACGCTAATATGACTTTCTATCTGTCATAAATCTGTGTGACACTGATACTACTTTCTATCTGTCATAAATCTTTTAATATCCTACCACTACTTCTTAGACGGTCCGATTCCAACTCCAGTGTTTTCACTGGCTCATCAAGACCATCTGAGAAAATGACCAGCACctgaaacataaaacataaatataacataatacaacataacataacataacataacataatataatatagcataatatattataatataatgtaatataaatatattataatttaatataatataatataatataacataatataatataatataatataatatatcatCCAAAATGTAGAAATGTTCATGTTTACCTTTactttagctgctgaatttctgaaCACTTTTTGGAAAGACTCCAAAAACTGTGTGTTAAAGAAGGTGTTCCTATTTGCCACTAGATCTGTCACTTTTCCCACCACCCCTGAGCTGTACTCCTCAAAGGGAAAGTAGTCCagctctcttccctctttatCGACTAAACTGAAGGCGAACTTTGGCTTAATGATGCTATTAGGAACGCAGCATATGTTATCCAGAGACGCAATTTTGCTGATTATCTTGGGCAGCTGCTGCTTTAACTGGACCTGTCCACTGAAGACAGCGTGGTTTGGCCTTCTGGTGATATCAAATCCAACAGCAATGTCCACATGACATCCTAACGAGAAACACAGAAGCAGTGCATACTGTGAAAGCAATGCTCATGTCTTATTTTAATACTGTTACAATCTGCACTTTTTCCTGTCTGTTCCTAGTTTTGAACTCGTAGTGTAGTCTTGTAgtcttgtgtgttgttttcttccaGGTTGCCTTTGTTTACTTGGCCATGTGCTTCTGTTGTTCCCCGCCCTTTTCTGCTCTTCTTGTTTATTAGCACAGTTATTGTCTGCCTTGTGTTCACCTGCCACTCATTGTATTAAACCACTGATGTTTGTTTCCCTTGTGGTGCCCCCTGTTTATTTAAACCCTAAGTTTCCTTCAATTCTTTGTCAGtcattgtttgtgtttcaaTGTTGTATCGCAGaatattttctgtttttctttgtaaCCCACATAGTAAGGAAAGTCTTCTTGCTTAGATTTAAAAACTGTGTGTAGTGTCGTGCATATGAGTCCAGCACTATAGCGAATATTACAAATACATTACTTTAATAAATATGAACACATGTTTTCCAACTAGTCAATTTGTTGTTTCcttatttgtttaaaataataCTATAAAAGTATATGCAGAAGAATAAGACTAAGAGGTATGGCTGTCATGTAGGTAAGGGAAGAGTAAACTGGGCCTTCAGCTATCAATAAACTGCATATTCTAATGGTAAACTTTCTATAAATTATTTGTATAAATGATTCTATTCTAACAAttctttattattattggaAATAGTATTACTGTAGCATGCAGGAGGAATCATGCCGATCAGTTGATTCCAGACAGACCGGTCTTTTATCTTTTCTTGTGAATTTAGCCTCCATATGACAAACTATAATCTCTGTTGTTTAGGTCTGATTTACAATTTAGGGCTTCTCTTTAATTACTttcacaaaatcacaaaacTTGCAATAGATCACTTACCTGGGTCTGGGTTAGGGTCTGGGTTAGGGTCTGGGTCATCGGATCTTGAGCAGACGGTCCCAACCACCCTCTTCAACGTCTTTGTAAGTTCTTCATATGCGTTAATGGGTAAGAACCTATCTTTACTGCCTGCAATCTTGAGGAGTTGATCAGTCTGGAGTCTACCCACTCCAATCACAAACACGTCTATTTTACTGTTTCTGAGATCATCGGCAACAGCTTCAAcatcttcttctgtctctccatcgGTGATTAACAGCAGAGTTTGGTGAACACCCATGTCTCTTCTGCTACCATGTTCAGTCTTGAAGAATTCCTGGATGAATTTCAGTGCTGGAACAATTTTCGTGCCTTCTCGAAGTTGCTTTATACCCTCTATCGCACTAATAATTTTTGCTCTATTCTCATACTCATTAAGGTAGAATTCCTTTTGTTGGTGAGTGCTGAACTGAGCCACTCCAACCTGTAGAAAGCTTTGACTAATGTTAAAGGTCTTCACCATGTCTGTCATGAAGATCTTCATGAGCGAGAAGTTGGAACTAGCAATGCTTTCTGAGCCGTCCACCAACATTACCAAATCCATTTTACAGTCTGGGGGAGAAAGATCATTTAACAGAATTTGTATTCTACATTAAAAGTATATTGAATGATTTAGTCACTTTGTAAAGAACAAAAGAGGGTTTGCAGTGACTCAGAGAGTGGGTTTTGCCATCTTACACATTTTACTCTTTATTTGAGGAAGATATCATACATTATGGATTGGATACAAAATAACTTACCTGCTTTGTTGACATTACAGATCTCTTCGGAAATTGTTCTGTCCAATAGCTCCAATGCATTAATATCATTCACATAGAACACCCTGTTGGCGTTATTGGTCATTGTAAGCAGCTGATTTGGTAGCTTTGTATTCTTGTCCTGCTTTACTCCAATACCAAATATACTGATTCCATTGTTACGCAGCTTTGCAGATGCTTCTTCCAGTTGCCCGGCATCTGTTGCCTCTTCATTTGTGATAACTATGAGAAACTTGTGCACCCATTTGTCACTTTGGGCACCATTTGAATTTCTGAAGTAGTTTAAAGAGTAACTCAGCGCTCTGCTTGTGTAAGTGTCACCATCTGAAGGCTTCAAGCGTGATATGGCCTGTCTCAGCTCCTGTTTGGTATCGTACTCATTCAAGGCAAATTGGATTTGTGGTTCAGTAGAGTAGACAATGGCCCCAATTCTCACATGTTTTTTTCCAATGGAAGAACTGTTCACAAGGGATGACATGAGGTGTTGCATACTCTGAAACTGTTCATCACTGATGCTCTGTGACCCGTCTACCAGGAAGATTATGTCTGCCATATCGATTTGACATCCTGTGGAAGAGGGATACAGGAAAAGATTAGTCGCACAGAAATGATTGTTCCTGACACTCTTCATTTTTAGTTTAACTGAATGCCATTAGGGGACATTTCAAACGAACATGTAAAGGAGTGGGTCCAGGGTTTGCTGTCAATCACTACTGATATTCTACCAGAGATAGACCCTCTGGGTTCTAGTTGACAGTCATGCTGCCAGTGtttataaaaaatgtttacATGATGATGATTGTAATGATTGAAATAGCTGACTCATGCAATACAAAATCATAGCAGTACTAATATCCAAACCCTTCAGTATTTTAGGCCCTTTTTTACCATCATAAAGAAAAACTCCAACAACACTGAAATCACAAACCTTCCATATGACAGATGTCAAACATGAGTGTCTCTGATAATGGCTGCAGCCCATCAAAATCCTTCAAGAAATGGTATTTGTTTTTAATGCTGCCACCGATTCTTGCCATTTGTTTACTGTTTGCACTGCCTATGCCAATAGAGTAGATGATGACGCCTTTATGGCCCAGCATGTCAGCAGCATCAGCAACTTCATCCTGTGACCTCCCTTCAGACACGACAATCAGGATTTGTGGGACACCAGGGCGGCCCTCATCAAAGAGCTGGGACACATAACGGAGTGCTTTGCCAGTCTCCGTGCCACCACCCAATTCCCGCATGGCTTTAATTTTCTTGAGCAGCTCATCTTTCTTGTAGTGGGTGTCGAGACGAAATTCCAATTGTTGTCGTTTGCCATACTGAACTAAACCCATTCGTAGTGCATGCGGCCCAATGGCAGACAAATCGACAAGCGATCCAATGAACATTTTTATCTTCACAAAGTCTGCCGTGGAAATCATAGAAGAACTTTCAACCATCAAGAGGACATCTGCTTTCGTGTGGCATACTGTGGAAGAAACAGTACCAGGATTGATTGAAAATGTGAGAAATGCATTCTTATTTATAGATgcagaaacaagaaaacacgTTACCCATACTTTTAAACTGTCACAGAGAGTAAGGAAAAGAAACGGTCAGAAAAACTAATTTGTATCACATCACAATGTATCTCACCTTCCTTGGAACACATTTTTCTGACAATGTCATATCTACTTTGTAACAATGCATCAAAGTGTCCATGTAATCTTTCCCAACCATTTTAAAGCCAAATTCCCACACGATTACTTCCAGATATATATCTCCAGATATATGTTATATACACCTGGATCCACATGAGTAATACTAAACTGGATTTATGAACTTTGTAGGGGCCTTGGTTAAAATCGTTCTGTTAAATTTGCCAAATTTTGCAAATGTTAGAATATCTACCTATTTAATGGCAGTCATGACCTAGACCTTCGAATATGAAGTTGccaggaatgttttttttgttgttgttgttgttatatagTGTATTTAGTTTCTGGTATTTACCTTGAGTTGGGACGTTTTGTTGGGTTCTTGAGAACCCAGGAAGTCCAAATTGTCCAGGAAGTCCACGTCCTAGTCCATGTCCTTTCTGGCTTCTGTGGATTTCATGGCAAATGCTTGTCCTCAGGTCTCTCTGTATTGTGCTGAGTTTTGCAAAATCCTCCACAGTGAACACAAACCTCTGGGGTGGATAGGAGGCAATCTGCTGCAGTTCTGCAATCTGGGAATTTTTCACCCCTACGGTGAAAACTTTGACCCCTGACTGGCGTAAATCCATTGCCACCTGGCTGACATCATCTGCAGAATTTCCAGTTGTGAGGACAACGGCTAACTGTTCTACTCCATAGTGTTGCCTGCTGCCTCTCTTCCTAGTGAACACATCACTCTGAGCAAACATCAGTGCCTCTCCGGTCTTTGTAATTGTACCCCCTAAAAATGGAAGTCTCCTGATGTGATGGAGAATGTCCTGTTTATTCCCATGAGTGTCCAAGTACATTTCAGCTTTGGGTGTATTACTGTAGAGCACTACACCCACTCTCACTTTGTTTGAACTGATGTCCAGACCAGCTACAATCCGGTGAAGGAAGTTGCGCATATGTTTAAAGTTTTCGTTCCCTGTGCTGCTACGTTGGTCAACAATGAATGCGATGTCTGCAACTGTGGCTGAGACACATTCTGAAATAGAGATGATCATTATAATATGTGGTTATAGTGGGGGTTCTGTACTGAGCAAAACAAAATTCAAAATGTTTGTAATGGCTTAAATAAAGCTCACAACATGTGAATAAGCAAGTAGAATCAACAGAAAATACATGAACTATgtataaatcaaaaatatatgaactgttaagcAAAGTAATGAAATAGTTTACCATCTTCAACACTGAATGTATCCTTTGATTCAATTATGGCCTTTATTTCTTGTGTTATCTGCATAAAATTTTGCCCCAAATTCTTGGACATTGAGGAGTCTGTGGCGATGATCTGCATTTCCATATTGTCAGCATTATCAACCccaacagtgatcacatttaTACTCTGGTCTTTGAGGGTCTGTGATGGCCTAAGCACGCTGTCATCTGATCTCCCTGACGTCATCAGCACCAGGTACTGTCTAAAGCCTGGGTATAGACGAGCTCCAGCCTCTGGGGTGAGTAGGTTAGTGCGGGTGTAATCCATCGCTGCTCCAGTTTTTCGTGGTCCACCGCCTCTCAGTCTAAAACGTTGTAGGTGGGCGACGACCTCTTCTTTGGTCTTGTAGCCATTCAGACGAAATTCTACTTTGGTGTCACCACTGAACTGTGCCAAGCCCATGCGATTAGAGTCAATATTCACATTGAGTTGGTTTGCCAGGCCAATAAGAATGGACTTGATCATCTGGAACTGTTGAGGCGTTGTTGAACTGTCCACCAGAAAAAAGACATCAGCAAACTCTGTaacataataaatacataattgaAATATCTTCATATTTTTAAGGTATAAGTACTTGTAGTTTTTAGTTTGGATAATGTCTATATCATTTAAGCTACAACAGCTGACAGTTGTAAAGTCAATAAAACACTATAAGAAAATTTGCAGTCAAAATTCTAAAAAGTTGTAATGGCTGTTAATCACTTAACCTAGTGAGGCCTGAGTTATTTGGCGTTTGGCCTCCTCCACGGTGGTACACAGCACCTTCACGATGTTCTGAGAGATGCCCTGAAGAGCATTGAAGTCAGAGACGCTGTACACATGCTGGTCATGGGGCTCATTGCCAATCTTCCTCAGTTGTTCCTCATCTGCATCTTTGATCCCGATAGCATAGAGTATGATTCCCCGACGCCTCAAGTCATCAGCGTGTGGCTCTACATCATCTTGTGATCTACCGTCTGTGATGACAACAGCAATCTGTGGTACGCCCTGTCTCGCTCGACTGCCCGCTTGCTCAACAAATTGCTCCTTGAGTATGAAATCTAATCCCAAACCAGTCATGGTGCCACCTCCTTTGTAAGGCAATTTCTTGATGTACTCGAGAATCTCTTGTTTGTCTTGAAAGGTGTTTAGGAGAAACTCTGTCCGTGGGTCAGTGCTGTACTGGGCCAGGCCAATGCGGACTTGATCAGGACCAACGCTAAAACTGTTAACCAGAGTGTGGAGGAAATCCTGGATCTGCTGGAAGTTCTCTTTTCCAATACTCCAGGAGCCATCAACCAGGAACACAAGGTCAGCCACAGCCTCCTGTGTGCATACTGGAAGGATGAGGAGGATCGGAGAATAAATACTG
The DNA window shown above is from Clupea harengus chromosome 11, Ch_v2.0.2, whole genome shotgun sequence and carries:
- the LOC116222527 gene encoding collagen alpha-1(XIV) chain-like, giving the protein MYIVQKFIKDTAHWIKDIVCTQEAVADLVFLVDGSWSIGKENFQQIQDFLHTLVNSFSVGPDQVRIGLAQYSTDPRTEFLLNTFQDKQEILEYIKKLPYKGGGTMTGLGLDFILKEQFVEQAGSRARQGVPQIAVVITDGRSQDDVEPHADDLRRRGIILYAIGIKDADEEQLRKIGNEPHDQHVYSVSDFNALQGISQNIVKVLCTTVEEAKRQITQASLG